A single Cannabis sativa cultivar Pink pepper isolate KNU-18-1 chromosome 7, ASM2916894v1, whole genome shotgun sequence DNA region contains:
- the LOC133039734 gene encoding uncharacterized protein LOC133039734: MAELAILQKDIARVSRRQKGDDSNSDCEDREPCAKHILEAELPQKFKMPEIAAYTGNSDPSDHLSRFNRVRTVMRVSNDAKCLCFPLTLSGSVEEWFKKLEPGSVDCWNKLQTSFRRQFVTVRKVNLEVSALTNIKQLPTETLKNFIKRFKEEASKTKKVDNEQQLALLQAGIRYVPGAHLPGTLPAVAPPMSGIQFSATPGYSQGQALAPASSHFGNPSGMNGQAPSHSAPAASLAGPSQGSRSKRSSKGSNRTKDKRQKRGYTAQYTQYTELMDCQERDEIKNLIRLGHLYEWIKNQLPHLNPVQAGGALPQGAPGGVAGALAPVALPRDAQHLPSLPPRPNGRVTMISGGLHIRGTTRKELKRYAGAVKHDEVLEVTQLPAQRPWLMDQPITFTEEDAKTARFPHHDPLVIETPIANKIVARVLIDNGSSVNLLFKEAFTTIGLTDRDLSPSAYNAILGRSTLVDFGAVTSIWHLCLKFPTQEAGIGTVRGIQGEARQCYNIAAHLPDLMVREIIKSEMAKEDELDPRVGFEKIVE; the protein is encoded by the exons atggcagagcttgccataCTCCAAAAAGACATCGCCCGAGTCTCTCGAAGACAAAAAGGCGACGACTCCAACTCTGACTGTGAAGACCGGGAaccatgtgccaagcacatcctggaagcagagctccccCAAAaatttaagatgcccgaaattgcagcttataccgggaactcggACCCAAGCgatcacctgtcacggttcaaccgagtCAGGacagtcatgagagtcagcaacgACGCCAAGTGcttgtgcttcccgcttactctaagcggaTCCGTGGAagagtggttcaagaaactggaaCCGGGATCCGTGGATTGCTGGAATAAGTTACAAACcagcttccggagacaatttgtcacCGTAAGGAAAGTTAATCTGGAGGTcagcgccttgactaacatcaagcagctaCCTACAGAGACGTTGAAGAATTTCATAAAGAGGTTCAAGGAAGAAgcctcaaaaaccaagaaagtcGATAATGAACAACAGCTCGCTCTTCTTCAAGCgggcatcc GATATGTACCCGGAGCTCATCTCCCAGGCACTCTGCCAGCAGTAGCTCCACCGATGAGCGGCATACAATTTTCCGCTACTCCCGGATATAGTCAAGGCCAGGCCTTGGCCCCCGCATCTTCCCACTTTGGAAATCCCTCGGGGATGAATGGACAGGCCCCGTCACACTCCGCTCCGGCCGCAAGTCTCGCCGGTCCTTCTCAAGGCTCtcggagcaaaaggtcctctaAAGGCAGCAATCGGACGAAGGATAAGCGGCAgaaaagggggtatactgcccAATATACCCAATACACGGAGTTAATGGACTGCcaagaacgt gacgagatcaaAAACTTGATCCGATTGGGACatctctacgagtggatcaagaacCAATTGCCCCATCTCAATCCGGTTCAGGCGGGTGGAGCTTTGCCTCAAGGAGCGCCAGGGGGTGTAGCAGGAGCATTGGCCCCAGTTGCTCTCCCCAGAGATGCCCAGCATCTTCCCAGCCTGCCACCAAGACCCAACGGGAGAGTGACCATGATCTCGGGAGGACTCCACATCAGAGGAACTACCCGTAAGGAGCTCAAACGATACGCAGGGGCCGTAAAACATGATGAGGTTttggaggttactcaactcccagctcaaaggccctgGCTAATGGATCAGCCCATTACATTCACAGAAGAAGATGCTAAGACAGcgcgttttcctcaccatgaCCCCTTGGTCATAGAAACTCCCATTGCCAATAAGATcgtggccagagtcttgatcGACAACGGGAGTTCTgtgaatttattattcaaagaggccttcactaCAATAGGCCTAACGGACCGAGATCTTTCACcaagtg CTTATAATGCAATCCTTGGTCGATCGACCCTGGTAGATTTTGGTGCGGTCACGTCAATATGGCACTTGTGCCTGAAATTCCCCACTCAAGAAGCTGGGATAGGGACCGTGAGAGGAATCCAAGGGGAGGCTAGGCAGTGTTATAACATTGCTGCCCACCTACCCGACCTAATGGTCCGAGAAATTATTAAGTCAGAAATGGcaaaagaagatgagttggatccccgcgTGGGATTCGAAAAAATTGTAGAAtaa